One region of Glutamicibacter sp. B1 genomic DNA includes:
- a CDS encoding ABC-F family ATP-binding cassette domain-containing protein, with product MISVANLELRVGARLLMDEVNFRIDKGDKIGLVGRNGAGKTTMTKVLAGETQPTSGEVTHKGSIGYLPQDPKTPNMEQLARDRILGARGLDVVLGKLAKNREEMASEDPQVSAKAMRQYDRLEAEFIAAGGYSAESEAAAICANLDLPDRILDQPLRTLSGGQRRRVELARILYSDAETLLLDEPTNHLDVDSINWLRDFIKNYPGGVLMISHDTGLMEATVNKVLNLDANRGVVDVYNMNWKRYKVQRETDERARKRERANIEKKASVLLTQANRMKARASGASAAQSMLKRVDRMLSGLQEERASDKVAALRFPDPAPCGKTPLMAEGLSKAYGSLEIFNDVSLAIDRGSKVVILGLNGAGKTTLLRMLAGVSEPDTGKIVPGHGLKIGYFAQEHDTLDPEATVLENMRRNAPEHLNDAEVRSILGSFLFVGDDVSKPAGVLSGGEKTRLALATIVASSANVLLLDEPTNNLDPASRAEVLGALSTFPGAVVMVSHDEGAVMSLKPERVVILPDGDEDLFSEDYLELVSLT from the coding sequence GGACGAAGTAAACTTCCGCATCGACAAGGGCGACAAGATCGGACTGGTGGGACGCAACGGTGCCGGCAAGACGACGATGACTAAAGTCCTCGCCGGCGAGACCCAACCAACCAGCGGTGAAGTGACCCATAAGGGTTCCATCGGCTACCTGCCACAGGACCCGAAGACCCCAAACATGGAGCAGCTGGCCCGCGACCGTATCCTTGGTGCGCGTGGACTGGACGTTGTCCTGGGTAAACTGGCCAAAAATCGTGAAGAAATGGCCAGCGAGGACCCACAGGTTTCAGCCAAGGCCATGCGCCAGTACGACCGGTTGGAAGCAGAATTTATTGCTGCCGGTGGCTATTCGGCAGAGTCAGAAGCTGCTGCGATTTGTGCCAACCTTGATTTGCCAGATCGAATCTTGGATCAGCCGCTGCGCACCCTCTCCGGTGGTCAGCGCCGTCGTGTTGAGTTGGCCCGCATTCTCTACTCGGATGCCGAAACCCTACTTCTTGACGAGCCTACTAACCACTTGGACGTGGACTCGATCAACTGGCTGCGCGACTTCATCAAGAACTACCCAGGTGGTGTCCTGATGATCAGTCACGACACCGGGTTGATGGAAGCCACCGTCAACAAGGTTTTGAACCTTGATGCTAACCGCGGTGTCGTTGATGTTTACAACATGAACTGGAAGCGCTACAAGGTCCAGCGTGAAACCGATGAGCGTGCCCGCAAGCGCGAGCGTGCCAACATCGAAAAGAAGGCATCCGTACTGCTGACCCAGGCGAACCGCATGAAGGCTCGCGCCTCCGGAGCCTCTGCTGCACAGTCTATGCTTAAGCGTGTTGACCGTATGCTCTCTGGTCTTCAGGAAGAGCGTGCTTCGGATAAAGTGGCAGCCCTGCGTTTCCCGGATCCAGCTCCCTGTGGCAAGACTCCTTTGATGGCTGAAGGGCTGTCCAAGGCCTACGGCTCTCTGGAAATCTTCAACGACGTATCGCTGGCCATCGACCGCGGATCCAAGGTAGTGATCCTTGGGCTGAACGGTGCCGGTAAGACGACCTTGCTTCGCATGCTTGCAGGTGTCTCCGAGCCAGATACCGGAAAAATTGTTCCCGGCCACGGTCTGAAGATTGGTTACTTCGCACAGGAACACGACACCCTGGATCCTGAAGCGACCGTGTTGGAAAACATGCGTCGCAATGCACCAGAGCACCTCAATGATGCTGAGGTGCGTTCGATTCTTGGTTCCTTCCTGTTTGTTGGCGATGATGTGAGCAAGCCAGCCGGAGTACTCTCCGGTGGTGAAAAGACTCGTCTGGCATTGGCCACCATCGTGGCTTCCAGTGCTAACGTGCTACTGCTTGACGAACCGACGAACAACTTGGACCCTGCTTCTCGTGCTGAGGTGCTCGGTGCACTATCCACCTTCCCTGGTGCCGTGGTGATGGTCAGCCACGATGAGGGCGCAGTGATGTCCTTGAAGCCAGAGCGTGTGGTCATCTTGCCTGATGGTGACGAAGACTTGTTCAGTGAAGACTACCTAGAACTTGTTTCGCTGACCTAG